The Siniperca chuatsi isolate FFG_IHB_CAS linkage group LG2, ASM2008510v1, whole genome shotgun sequence genome window below encodes:
- the chl1b gene encoding neural cell adhesion molecule L1-like protein isoform X7 has product MRLQRSLGLVAVLCLITCICAFYMTTALDIPLEVLGHVNIEQLPTITAQSPSSLIAFPFDESFPLTCEAKGNPEPEFRWTKNGQEFDPFLDPRLMKEENSGTFVIPNNGNLTEYQGTYRCYASNKLGTAISKEIEFIVPYVPKFPKETLEPVVVEEGQPFTLKCDPPKGIPPLQIYWMTINLQHIEQDERVSMGLNGDLYFSHAVERDSRRDYCCFAAFPRIRTIVQKTAMSVIVKTKKSDMSPETANAIPERRPSLLTPSGDRSETQLVKGEDLKLECIAEGFPTPQVEWVKIGHRLPIKAKLENHGKLLIVPRVEQEDSGKYMCKAKNALGETVHYFTVTVEEPPEWVSEPESQLSMIGSDVLIRCSASGTPQPTITWRVNGVPLREAPAANRKVLDDTIVLHNAKASDSAVYQCEASNRHGTLLSNANIMIMNLPPMILTKEGEDYSAVEGKGVMMHCKVFSSPPSTITWSKDDSSESVEGLRFTVHDNGSMEIYSVEKDDIGQYTCLAKNTEGSSAIDAMLYVKDPTTIVVAPEDMQILIGTTAQLSCLAEYDKSFSNDFELLWEKDDMEIALNYTENSRYFMEDGILQIINVSHRDQGVYTCVARTPVDQHTASALLMVLDVPDAPEYLVLSEHKSKSVKLKWIPGDDHNSSTTEFIIEYEESQWEPGNWKELLRVPGNHNSAVLKLHGHVDYRFRVSGVNTVGRGPHSKSTERYKTPPTAPDKNPENIKIEGHLPHEMDINWGPLLPIEHNGPGLEYKVSYRRQDVEEDWKEHMVKRHSFVVKNTPTFVPYEIKIQARNHQGWGPEPKIVTGYSGEDFPSAAPDDVAVEVMNSSVVKVSWTRVHKDKLHGHLGGYRINWWRLRSLRDSKKSHGDKHTLTFPGDRNNASVPGLTPFSEYSLIVMTFNGRGNGPGSHPVNFKTPEGVPEKNPVFRVTDVQKHTVSLVWAPPLEPNGILTGYLLEYQLINDTEEVGPLQTVDISKPDTTKWILRDLEPVSKYKFYLRSCTTVGCGPVVSEECTTTLETTSTLAPTVGLSKSASPSPPSTPKSPVTKPTRSTIVPALLNVSSAVSDNFANISWICGGEHTEFYIAYMNNREGFWKISEPLNTSKTFHIIDGLEPGTEYTVRLIPNSWVDNSSIFEDVFTTGSTGLASIHGGISTQGWFIGLMCAIALLTLIVLIACFVNRNKGGKYSVKEKEDLHPDVESQGMNDDTFCEYRQPSMHEVHMEPYTSSVQDI; this is encoded by the exons ATGAGGTTGCAGAGGAGCCTAGGATTAGTCGCCGTGCTATGCTTGATCACCTGTATTTGTGCCTTTTATATGACTACAGCCCTTGACATCCCCCTGGAGG TTTTAGGTCATGTAAACA TTGAGCAGCTGCCCACCATCACAGCACAGTCGCCCAGCTCTCTCATCGCCTTCCCTTTTGATGAAAGCTTCCCCCTGACGTGTGAAGCCAAAGGGAATCCCGAGCCAGA ATTCAGATGGACGAAGAATGGCCAGGAATTCGACCCCTTTCTAGACCCCCGGCTCATGAAAGAGGAGAATTCTGGGACCTTTGTGATACCCAATAATGGGAACCTTACAGAATACCAGGGGACCTATCGCTGTTACGCCTCAAACAAACTGGGGACCGCCATATCGAAGGAGATTGAGTTCATTGTGCCCT atgTTCCAAAGTTTCCTAAAGAGACACTTGAGCCTGTTGTGGTGGAGGAAGGCCAGCCTTTTACCTTAAAATGTGACCCACCTAAAGGAATACCTCCTCTGCAGATCTACTGGATGACTATCA ATCTTCAGCACATAGAACAGGATGAGAGGGTGTCTATGGGCTTGAACGGAGACCTTTACTTCTCTCACGCGGTGGAGAGGGACAGCAGGAGAGACTACTGCTGTTTCGCTGCCTTCCCAAGAATAAGAACCATCGTTCAGAAGACCGCCATGTCTGTCATTGTCAAGACAA AAAAAAGTGACATGAGTCCTGAAACCG CTAATGCAATCCCTGAGAGAAGACCCTCTCTTCTGACGCCCTCTGGTGACAGATCAGAGACACAGCTGGTCAAAGGAGAGGACTTGAAATTGGAGTGTATTGCTGAGGGATT TCCAACTCCACAGGTTGAGTGGGTGAAGATTGGTCATCGACTTCCCATTAAAGCAAAACTGGAGAATCATGGGAAATTGCTGATTGTTCCGAGAGTTGAACAGGAAGACAGTGGGAAGTACATGTGCAAGGCAAAGAACGCGCTTGGAGAAACTGTACATTACTTCACAGTGACAGTAGAAG AGCCTCCAGAGTGGGTCTCTGAGCCTGAGAGTCAGCTCAGTATGATCGGCTCAGACGTGCTCATCAGGTGCTCTGCCAGTGGGACTCCTCAGCCGACTATAACATGGAGGGTGAACGGGGTACCTCTGCGGG AGGCCCCTGCAGCCAACAGGAAGGTGTTAGATGATACCATAGTTTTACATAATGCCAAAGCCTCTGACAGTGCAGTCTATCAGTGTGAGGCCTCCAACAGACATGGAACCCTTCTGTCCAATGCAAACATCATGATTATGA ATCTGCCCCCCATGATTTTGACCAAGGAGGGGGAGGATTACTCTGCTGTGGAGGGGAAGGGAGTGATGATGCACTGCAAGGTCTTCAGCTCTCCTCCTTCTACTATCACTTG GAGCAAAGACGACTCCTCTGAGTCTGTGGAGGGACTGAGGTTTACCGTTCATGACAATGGGTCGATGGAGATCTACAGCGTAGAGAAAGACGACATTGGGCAGTACACATGTTTAGCTAAAAACACAGAGGGATCATCTGCCATCGATGCCATGCTCTATGTGAAAG ATCCCACTACAATAGTTGTAGCCCCGGAGGACATGCAGATCTTAATAGGTACCACGGCACAGCTCTCATGCCTCGCAGAGTACGACAAGTCCTTCAGCAACGACTTTGAGCTCCTGTGGGAAAAAGATGATATGGAGATAGCCCTCAACTACACTGAGAATTCAAG ATACTTTATGGAGGATGGTATTCTTCAGATTATCAATGTAAGCCATAGGGACCAGGGTGTGTACACATGTGTGGCACGAACTCCAGTGGACCAACACACGGCCTCAGCGCTGCTCATGGTGTTAG ATGTCCCTGATGCACCTGAGTACTTGGTACTGTCtgaacacaagagcaaaagtgtgaAACTGAAATGGATCCCTGGGGATGATCACAACAGCTCAACCACAG AGTTTATTATCGAGTACGAGGAAAGCCAGTGGGAGCCGGGAAACTGGAAGGAGCTGCTCCGAGTACCTGGGAACCACAACTCGGCTGTCCTCAAACTCCATGGCCACGTCGACTATCGCTTCCGTGTCTCTGGTGTTAACACTGTGGGGAGGGGTCCTCACAGCAAGTCCACAGAGAGATACAAAACTCCCCCAACAG CCCCTGACAAGAACCCTGAAAATATCAAAATCGAAGGTCATTTGCCACATGAAATGGATATCAACTGGGGG CCCTTGTTACCCATTGAGCACAATGGTCCCGGTCTGGAGTATAAGGTGAGTTACAGGAGACAGGATGTAGAGGAGGACTGGAAGGAACACATGGTGAAGAGACACTCGTTTGTGGTGAAGAACACTCCTACCTTTGTGCCCTATGAGATCAAGATCCAAGCCAGGAACCATCAGGGCTGGGGCCCCGAGCCCAAGATAGTCACTGGCTACTCAGGAGAGGACT TTCCCTCTGCTGCGCCTGATGATGTAGCTGTGGAGGTGATGAACAGCTCAGTGGTCAAGGTTAGCTGGACACGTGTACACAAGGACAAGTTACATGGACATCTGGGAGGCTACAGG ATAAACTGGTGGCGTCTGCGCAGTCTGAGGGACTCAAAGAAAAGCCAcggagacaaacacacactaacattcCCCGGGGACCGAAACAATGCTTCAGTACCGGGACTAACACCCTTCTCTGAGTACAGCCTCATCGTCATGACCTTCAACGGGCGTGGCAACGGCCCCGGCAGCCATCCCGTCAACTTCAAAACCCCAGAGGGAG TCCCAGAGAAAAATCCTGTTTTCAGGGTCACAGATGTACAGAAGCATACTGTCTCTCTGGTCTGGGCCCCGCCATTGGAGCCTAATGGGATTCTCACCGGGTATCTCCTCGAGTATCAGCTCA TCAATGACACAGAGGAAGTGGGGCCACTGCAGACAGTAGACATCAGCAAACCTGATACCACCAAGTGGATCCTGCGCGACTTGGAACCTGTGAGCAAATACAAGTTCTACCTGCGCTCCTGCACCACGGTGGGCTGCGGGCCTGTTGTCAGCGAGGAGTGCACCACTACCCTGGAAACAA cTTCCACTTTGGCTCCCACTGTTGGCCTCA gCAAGTCAGCTTCCCCCTCACCTCCAAGCACTCCAAAGTCCCCAGTGACCAAACCCACTCGTTCCACCATAG TCCCGGCCCTGTTGAATGTTAGCTCAGCTGTTAGTGACAACTTTGCAAATATCAGCTGGATATGTGGAGGAGAGCACACTGAGTTTTATATTGCATATATGAACAACC GTGAGGGTTTCTGGAAGATATCAGAGCCCTTAAACACCTCTAAGACTTTCCACATCATTGACGGGCTCGAACCTGGGACTGAGTACACTGTGCGCCTTATTCCTAACAGCTGGGTTGATAATTCTAGTATATTTGAAGATGTTTTCACGACCGGGTCTACAG GTCTGGCCAGCATCCACGGAGGAATATCCACCCAGGGCTGGTTTATCGGCCTAATGTGTGCCATTGCTCTCCTCACACTCATTGTGTTGATCGCCTGCTTTGTCAACAGAAATAAAGGAGGGAAGTATTCCG taaaagaaaaagaggaccTTCACCCAGACGTGGAGTCCCAGGGCATGAATGACGACACATTTTGTGAATATAG ACAACCCAGCATGCACGAGGTTCACATGGAGCCTTACACTTCTTCTGTTCAAGACATTTGA
- the chl1b gene encoding neural cell adhesion molecule L1-like protein isoform X1, which translates to MRLQRSLGLVAVLCLITCICAFYMTTALDIPLEVLGHVNIEQLPTITAQSPSSLIAFPFDESFPLTCEAKGNPEPEFRWTKNGQEFDPFLDPRLMKEENSGTFVIPNNGNLTEYQGTYRCYASNKLGTAISKEIEFIVPYVPKFPKETLEPVVVEEGQPFTLKCDPPKGIPPLQIYWMTINLQHIEQDERVSMGLNGDLYFSHAVERDSRRDYCCFAAFPRIRTIVQKTAMSVIVKTKKSDMSPETANAIPERRPSLLTPSGDRSETQLVKGEDLKLECIAEGFPTPQVEWVKIGHRLPIKAKLENHGKLLIVPRVEQEDSGKYMCKAKNALGETVHYFTVTVEEPPEWVSEPESQLSMIGSDVLIRCSASGTPQPTITWRVNGVPLREAPAANRKVLDDTIVLHNAKASDSAVYQCEASNRHGTLLSNANIMIMNLPPMILTKEGEDYSAVEGKGVMMHCKVFSSPPSTITWSKDDSSESVEGLRFTVHDNGSMEIYSVEKDDIGQYTCLAKNTEGSSAIDAMLYVKDPTTIVVAPEDMQILIGTTAQLSCLAEYDKSFSNDFELLWEKDDMEIALNYTENSRYFMEDGILQIINVSHRDQGVYTCVARTPVDQHTASALLMVLDVPDAPEYLVLSEHKSKSVKLKWIPGDDHNSSTTEFIIEYEESQWEPGNWKELLRVPGNHNSAVLKLHGHVDYRFRVSGVNTVGRGPHSKSTERYKTPPTAPDKNPENIKIEGHLPHEMDINWGPLLPIEHNGPGLEYKVSYRRQDVEEDWKEHMVKRHSFVVKNTPTFVPYEIKIQARNHQGWGPEPKIVTGYSGEDFPSAAPDDVAVEVMNSSVVKVSWTRVHKDKLHGHLGGYRINWWRLRSLRDSKKSHGDKHTLTFPGDRNNASVPGLTPFSEYSLIVMTFNGRGNGPGSHPVNFKTPEGVPEKNPVFRVTDVQKHTVSLVWAPPLEPNGILTGYLLEYQLINDTEEVGPLQTVDISKPDTTKWILRDLEPVSKYKFYLRSCTTVGCGPVVSEECTTTLETTSTLAPTVGLSKSASPSPPSTPKSPVTKPTRSTIVPALLNVSSAVSDNFANISWICGGEHTEFYIAYMNNREGFWKISEPLNTSKTFHIIDGLEPGTEYTVRLIPNSWVDNSSIFEDVFTTGSTGLASIHGGISTQGWFIGLMCAIALLTLIVLIACFVNRNKGGKYSVKEKEDLHPDVESQGMNDDTFCEYSDNDEKPLKGSQHSLSREIKAGDSGDSLVDYGDEDAQFNEDGSFIGEYAGRKEKRVSAEIKATVQTPA; encoded by the exons ATGAGGTTGCAGAGGAGCCTAGGATTAGTCGCCGTGCTATGCTTGATCACCTGTATTTGTGCCTTTTATATGACTACAGCCCTTGACATCCCCCTGGAGG TTTTAGGTCATGTAAACA TTGAGCAGCTGCCCACCATCACAGCACAGTCGCCCAGCTCTCTCATCGCCTTCCCTTTTGATGAAAGCTTCCCCCTGACGTGTGAAGCCAAAGGGAATCCCGAGCCAGA ATTCAGATGGACGAAGAATGGCCAGGAATTCGACCCCTTTCTAGACCCCCGGCTCATGAAAGAGGAGAATTCTGGGACCTTTGTGATACCCAATAATGGGAACCTTACAGAATACCAGGGGACCTATCGCTGTTACGCCTCAAACAAACTGGGGACCGCCATATCGAAGGAGATTGAGTTCATTGTGCCCT atgTTCCAAAGTTTCCTAAAGAGACACTTGAGCCTGTTGTGGTGGAGGAAGGCCAGCCTTTTACCTTAAAATGTGACCCACCTAAAGGAATACCTCCTCTGCAGATCTACTGGATGACTATCA ATCTTCAGCACATAGAACAGGATGAGAGGGTGTCTATGGGCTTGAACGGAGACCTTTACTTCTCTCACGCGGTGGAGAGGGACAGCAGGAGAGACTACTGCTGTTTCGCTGCCTTCCCAAGAATAAGAACCATCGTTCAGAAGACCGCCATGTCTGTCATTGTCAAGACAA AAAAAAGTGACATGAGTCCTGAAACCG CTAATGCAATCCCTGAGAGAAGACCCTCTCTTCTGACGCCCTCTGGTGACAGATCAGAGACACAGCTGGTCAAAGGAGAGGACTTGAAATTGGAGTGTATTGCTGAGGGATT TCCAACTCCACAGGTTGAGTGGGTGAAGATTGGTCATCGACTTCCCATTAAAGCAAAACTGGAGAATCATGGGAAATTGCTGATTGTTCCGAGAGTTGAACAGGAAGACAGTGGGAAGTACATGTGCAAGGCAAAGAACGCGCTTGGAGAAACTGTACATTACTTCACAGTGACAGTAGAAG AGCCTCCAGAGTGGGTCTCTGAGCCTGAGAGTCAGCTCAGTATGATCGGCTCAGACGTGCTCATCAGGTGCTCTGCCAGTGGGACTCCTCAGCCGACTATAACATGGAGGGTGAACGGGGTACCTCTGCGGG AGGCCCCTGCAGCCAACAGGAAGGTGTTAGATGATACCATAGTTTTACATAATGCCAAAGCCTCTGACAGTGCAGTCTATCAGTGTGAGGCCTCCAACAGACATGGAACCCTTCTGTCCAATGCAAACATCATGATTATGA ATCTGCCCCCCATGATTTTGACCAAGGAGGGGGAGGATTACTCTGCTGTGGAGGGGAAGGGAGTGATGATGCACTGCAAGGTCTTCAGCTCTCCTCCTTCTACTATCACTTG GAGCAAAGACGACTCCTCTGAGTCTGTGGAGGGACTGAGGTTTACCGTTCATGACAATGGGTCGATGGAGATCTACAGCGTAGAGAAAGACGACATTGGGCAGTACACATGTTTAGCTAAAAACACAGAGGGATCATCTGCCATCGATGCCATGCTCTATGTGAAAG ATCCCACTACAATAGTTGTAGCCCCGGAGGACATGCAGATCTTAATAGGTACCACGGCACAGCTCTCATGCCTCGCAGAGTACGACAAGTCCTTCAGCAACGACTTTGAGCTCCTGTGGGAAAAAGATGATATGGAGATAGCCCTCAACTACACTGAGAATTCAAG ATACTTTATGGAGGATGGTATTCTTCAGATTATCAATGTAAGCCATAGGGACCAGGGTGTGTACACATGTGTGGCACGAACTCCAGTGGACCAACACACGGCCTCAGCGCTGCTCATGGTGTTAG ATGTCCCTGATGCACCTGAGTACTTGGTACTGTCtgaacacaagagcaaaagtgtgaAACTGAAATGGATCCCTGGGGATGATCACAACAGCTCAACCACAG AGTTTATTATCGAGTACGAGGAAAGCCAGTGGGAGCCGGGAAACTGGAAGGAGCTGCTCCGAGTACCTGGGAACCACAACTCGGCTGTCCTCAAACTCCATGGCCACGTCGACTATCGCTTCCGTGTCTCTGGTGTTAACACTGTGGGGAGGGGTCCTCACAGCAAGTCCACAGAGAGATACAAAACTCCCCCAACAG CCCCTGACAAGAACCCTGAAAATATCAAAATCGAAGGTCATTTGCCACATGAAATGGATATCAACTGGGGG CCCTTGTTACCCATTGAGCACAATGGTCCCGGTCTGGAGTATAAGGTGAGTTACAGGAGACAGGATGTAGAGGAGGACTGGAAGGAACACATGGTGAAGAGACACTCGTTTGTGGTGAAGAACACTCCTACCTTTGTGCCCTATGAGATCAAGATCCAAGCCAGGAACCATCAGGGCTGGGGCCCCGAGCCCAAGATAGTCACTGGCTACTCAGGAGAGGACT TTCCCTCTGCTGCGCCTGATGATGTAGCTGTGGAGGTGATGAACAGCTCAGTGGTCAAGGTTAGCTGGACACGTGTACACAAGGACAAGTTACATGGACATCTGGGAGGCTACAGG ATAAACTGGTGGCGTCTGCGCAGTCTGAGGGACTCAAAGAAAAGCCAcggagacaaacacacactaacattcCCCGGGGACCGAAACAATGCTTCAGTACCGGGACTAACACCCTTCTCTGAGTACAGCCTCATCGTCATGACCTTCAACGGGCGTGGCAACGGCCCCGGCAGCCATCCCGTCAACTTCAAAACCCCAGAGGGAG TCCCAGAGAAAAATCCTGTTTTCAGGGTCACAGATGTACAGAAGCATACTGTCTCTCTGGTCTGGGCCCCGCCATTGGAGCCTAATGGGATTCTCACCGGGTATCTCCTCGAGTATCAGCTCA TCAATGACACAGAGGAAGTGGGGCCACTGCAGACAGTAGACATCAGCAAACCTGATACCACCAAGTGGATCCTGCGCGACTTGGAACCTGTGAGCAAATACAAGTTCTACCTGCGCTCCTGCACCACGGTGGGCTGCGGGCCTGTTGTCAGCGAGGAGTGCACCACTACCCTGGAAACAA cTTCCACTTTGGCTCCCACTGTTGGCCTCA gCAAGTCAGCTTCCCCCTCACCTCCAAGCACTCCAAAGTCCCCAGTGACCAAACCCACTCGTTCCACCATAG TCCCGGCCCTGTTGAATGTTAGCTCAGCTGTTAGTGACAACTTTGCAAATATCAGCTGGATATGTGGAGGAGAGCACACTGAGTTTTATATTGCATATATGAACAACC GTGAGGGTTTCTGGAAGATATCAGAGCCCTTAAACACCTCTAAGACTTTCCACATCATTGACGGGCTCGAACCTGGGACTGAGTACACTGTGCGCCTTATTCCTAACAGCTGGGTTGATAATTCTAGTATATTTGAAGATGTTTTCACGACCGGGTCTACAG GTCTGGCCAGCATCCACGGAGGAATATCCACCCAGGGCTGGTTTATCGGCCTAATGTGTGCCATTGCTCTCCTCACACTCATTGTGTTGATCGCCTGCTTTGTCAACAGAAATAAAGGAGGGAAGTATTCCG taaaagaaaaagaggaccTTCACCCAGACGTGGAGTCCCAGGGCATGAATGACGACACATTTTGTGAATATAG TGACAACGACGAGAAGCCACTGAAGGGCAGCCAACACTCGCTGAGCAGAGAGATCAAAGCGGGGGACAGCGGGGACAGTCTGGTGGACTACGGCGACGAGGACGCTCAGTTCAACGAGGATGGTTCCTTTATCGGCGAGTACGCTGGGCgaaaagagaagagagtgtCCGCTGAGATCAAAGCCACCGTTCAGACCCCAGCATGA